CAATGTACCCCCTAATTGCCTGTTCGTACCTGCTTCCATGCGCCCAGAAATTCTTAAATGGAGACACAATTCCAAGTTTCCTGATACCCAGGAGGGGCCCACACCCCCTACTTGATTCAGCAATGCTTCTGGTGGGCCAAGATAAAGGAGGATGTCCGCCAGTTTCTGACTGCATGTGATATCTGCATCAGGAACAAGTCTCCCAACTTACCCCCTACAGGCCTCCTCAGACCTCTTCCTGGGTATAGCCCTCGATTTTGTCACTGGCCTTtgacaatgtttctgtcataaACCAAATTACACAGCGAAAAGCACTGCAACAGGCAGGTTACATTCACTTCTGTGTGTTATGTGACATGACTAGTGGATGGCAGGGGTTCTTTATGATGGGATGTTTTGGTTCCTTAAGGGTCAGAACAGTGTTGGCTCCATGGTGGAATGTATGGAGAATTTTACCAAACACAAAATGTGACTTTGTTGGTAGCAGTCAGAGATAGAGGGGCCATGCTGTACAGAAAACTTTGGAAGTGGGGATGTGGTTATGCCACAGTTTGTGAATTACAAGCAGAGCCAGAGAAGTAGAAAATAAATTAGTAGAAAGGATTTCACATCTGCAGGGAGTTAGGTTAATAAATGAAGACAGACAACCTAAGGGCGTCTAAATGATATGGCTTCTAAATTTTCATTTTGGTGTTTCATTATTTAAGACTTGCACCTCCCCAAAACAGTATATGCCTATAACATACCTTACCTCATGCGTACCTTTGCATCTGTAACAGAATCAGTAGAATTAatggttttaatgatttaaaatatctAAAGCTAATTTAATCACTAAATATTAGAATAAAagtgcagcatggtggcttagtggttagccctgtcgcctcacagcaagaaggtcctgggttcaaatcctgggcctttctgtgtggagtttgcatattTTCCCTGTGcttgcatgggtttactctggtttcctcccaaaaacatgtatattatgttgattggtaattctaaattgcccgtgtgtgtggttgtctatcTATATGTGGCCGTGTGACGGACTGGTGACTTGTGCAGGGTGAACCCCTGCCTTTTGTCCAATGTGTGCTGGAATAAGCTCCATCAGATCCCTGTgtccctaattaggaataaagcgggtatagacaatggatagatattagaataaaatttaataatctAAATTAAAAGATAACTTGCAAatttgttaaaatgttaaatgtgtgtgctacatgctttataaatatttgaatGTATTATGATTTAATTTCAATGCAAAATTCCTACActgcattttctatttttttaagtaGGAAAAATATGCTGTACATACGTCAGAGTTTCTCCTAAATATGAGGCAAATGTGAGCTTTTAGAGATTTATTAagacacaaaataacattttataaacGTGGACATTGAATATGTGGACATTTAATTGTAATGAGAAGGCAAAGATAGGAATTCATATCTTTTGTTTACATCATGTTGTGCATACACAAATCACTTCTAGCTCTACTCCCTTGCCCAAATATTTCTCAGTTTAAATCATAACAGGCCCATGCACAGCTTGCACAGTTTGGGTGATGAGCTGTTGGCTGACCTCCATAGTATATCATTCAGATAAATGCTTGTGCTTTTAATTTACTGCTAGATAATAGATATGCATAATTTAAAAACGCAAACTTTGAAGGCAGGAAAATCAATCTgagcaaaacaaacagaattgCACAATTAAGCATGTCATGCCTGTACTGCTGTACATGTCTCATAGATATTTAACAGTTATTATAGTAACAATAGCTTAAATGTATATGTTTAATATATACAATTATTTACTTCTGgtaacattgctttaataaTTGTCATTCACATACTCCATAGAAGTGCCCCAGTCATGCTGGACCTGCTTTCCAACCATAGTTATTCATGCatgtttataaatttattaattttaataatttttgaaACTGTTGCCTTATTTCTTTTGTTCTCAGTCCATAAATTACTGGGTTAAAACAGCTTGGAAAAAGTAAATACATTGTGCTCATAAATACACGGCTGCTTGGAGAGAAATGATTTCTTACTCTATATAACATAAAAGAAATTAGGGCAAAAAATAGTGTAAAAGTGATAACAATTATATGAGTAATACATGTATTAAGAGCTTTCAAGTGGGCCTTACCAGATTTTAGAACAGTGAcgaatattattatataagacACAGCAATGAAAACAAAATCTAAGGCAGGTATGAGGAAAGCTGTCAAAAGTCCTACCAAGTTATTAATAGAAATATCTCCACATGCCAACTGTACCAATGCCATATGTTCACAAAAACAATGGTCTATCACATTATTTCCACAGTAAAATAGTCTTCCTGCCAGACAAACTACTGTGGTAATTAAGATTCCATTTCTGATTAACGGAATGCCAATGAACTTTAAAAAGTTACATATTTCCATATACTTGTGATAAAAAAGTGGTTTGCAAATAGCAAAGTAACGATCCAGGGACATTGCCAACAATAAAGTAGACTGGAATGTCCCTGAATAATGAATGCAAAACATTTGTATCAGACAACCAACCAAAgaaattccattccattcaaATAAAAAGCTAAACAACATATGTGGTACAAATAGCATTGGTGAACACAAGTCTACAACTGCCATAAGACCAATTAGTACAAACATAGGAGAGTGCAAAGCCCTCTGTGTTATTATTAGATACACAAGAATAGAGTTTCCACAAACTGACAGCAAAAACATCAGGAAATATGGAATGAATAGCACAGGTCTCCATTCTTCCAAATCAGGAAAACAATTCAGTTtgaaattttttaaagaaatgttttgtaCAAAGAGATCCTGCATTCTGTTCCACTTTCAAATTCATACAAAATACTACTCTGCAGTTGTTTGGATATTTTTAGGTtttaacacaaaatattatGAATTATGGTATAATTTTCATGTGCAGTTACAATATTGTACATCATATAGATGTTAAAAGTAACTAAGATTAGATGAAAAATTAGAAAACGTGGCTCTGGCCAAAATAATTCCATATATAAtgcataaaacatttaaacattgtACATAGATATTATGTATAATAGAGTACAAAACCAAGAATAACCCACAACTTCACTTCTAGTATAATCATTCTGTTCAATCAAAATCAATCCATTCATTGTTCTTAAAGTTAGCAGTGTTGGCAATAAGTGCTTTTCAGGCCTCTCTAGCTCTAAATATAACCTGTTTTTTCCCATGAGTCATTATGATTTGCCACCTACTGCTGATCATTTCCATTATGCTATGATTTCATAAATTCTTAATAAGTATAAATAAGTAATTACTTAATCAGTATTCAATAAGTAATTATATGCATGGATTATATTTGTTAGGGAAACATATAATagtgtaattatataattaattttatattatataatataataatatctcCATGATGACtccatttttatgtattttcccTCTTAGCATTCTCAAGCTTTCCATTAAGTGCAAGTCTGAAACATCCTTTCTCCATGTCTATGTGAGAAAAAAATCTTTGCAGTTGTGTACGCCTAGCTCTATATTAATTACATAGTTTCTGAGTTCGTGCACATTTCTTCTGTCTGCAAGACTTTGAGAAAGCATGGGTAAAGATACCAAAATCAAAGTGTTACTGCCAACACTGTGCAGTTTGAGCTAAGCACACCTTTGCTTTGCATTTTATTGCTGatattagtgtattattttcctctttaaaCAGGACTGAGAGTATTTATACTGGCATTATAGTCTGCACAGTTGCTTGGTGTTGCTTCCTGCCTCTCTAGCTGCCTATACTGTAGTTTCACAGCTGGTTGGCTTTACCATTACCGGAGAGTAATGTGAGATGAAGCTAGTCTGTGCAATGCCTGACCTTGGGAAACTGCTGTTAAGTGCCCAGTAATTCATCATTTCCCTGCTTATAGTACAGTAATCAAATGCACTTTTTAGGACTCACATCACAGATATTTGGGATCACCAAACTGTGTCACATCTGACATGGTGAATCAATTATTTAACTGTTTATCAGAAATTacatatttgaaaaaaaatgattatattatattatattatattatattatattatattatattatattatattatattatattatattatattatattatattatattatattattacataataataataataataatatttattaagtcAGGAAACCACTATcagacaagttttttttttaggcttGGCAAATGCTAGATCATGCTTGACATGGCAGCGGTGCAAAATATTCTCTTAATCCCCACAAATAAGTTTTAAAATTAAGTTttagtttaaaattaagttttattaaaaaatgtatgtaaacgTTTGGTTTATAAGCTATAATTCCTGTTGCCAATTGGTGGcactataaaaaatatatcactgTCATCTTTAAGATGATGCATAATAACTGAAGTGTTCagaataatttttaaaaatctaattaaTATTGTATATATCCGGACATTATGCTGAGCAACCTTCTTTTTAATCCAGGGAATCTAGGACTGAATATTTGGTACCCATCAAATGcacaaacttaaaaataaactaaaaactTGGCAAGGCCAAGATTAAATCTTTTGCAAGACCATGAGGACCAACATTTCTGATGTATCTGCCATGTTTTGTGAGTTTTTAAGTTGGCAAATACCCCACAAATGGCCaaaaaattagtaaataaaaatagaaggagaaatagaagaagaagaagaaatagaagaagaagaagaagaagaagcctaaCAAAAACAATTAGAGCCCTTTGAACCTTTGTTGCTTAGAATCTTTGATAAGATCACTAGGAATGCTAGGATGAGATTTAGACTATGTTCATACAGCAGGCAAAAGTGGCCCAAATCTAAATGTTTTATTGGGGTTTTTGCACATGGCCCATATCTGGCATTAGCCTGAACAGATAATGCTCCTAAACTGactgaaaggttcaagtgaacaGTGTGTCACATAATGCATTCATGCTCACTGTAAAAAGGATAACTTCTTTGGCCATGGCTATTACTTTCGTTTATCTCCTTGGtttcttttaaacttttaaatttACATTGATACAGCAAACAGGTTCACTTGAAGCTGCTTTGGAGCATTTCTTTTGAGATATCTTCTAAGACATCTCTTTGAAGAGATCTCTTAAAAGATTGAATGAAACAAGTGCAATTTTGTGTCTTATAATTTTGCTTGCACAGCAACATCACCCCAAATCTCTATACAGTCCATTAGCTTACTATTCCCTTACTGAACTCTTCACTGTTATATTCCATCATTTCATCCTGGTAGATGCATTGCCACATATTGAATACATGTCAGATTCCTGTATCACATGAAAGTGGCCCAAAtcagaaatgtttaaatgttagaatcaatgtgtttttgttattttcataGTCATGCAAGTTACATACTTATTACATTTGTAGAAAATGGAGGATTTGGGCCAATTTAGCCTGTTGTGTGAATGTAATCTTTGTCTTAGGTTATTTGTTGGTGTACATGAAGTGAGTCACATGTGAGTATAATCAGAATTCTGGTGAATAAATTATGTAACTGGTTTCTGACCATTTTAAATCTCAATTATTATATCAGTATATGCCTGCAATAAATTGTCTCTCACTGTATACAAGAACAGTAACCACCTGAATAAGATCAATGCCACCCAGTATCACACAGCACTGGGCCTGGCATGTAAAGATATTTATGTCTCATATGTCTTTACTGCAGGTCAccataaaaaaggaaaataaaatattgctaGCACAATGTAATCCATGGACATGTTTTCATATCATTGTTAAATGAACAAAGCAATTGCATTTGGGACAAAGACGCTAACAGAGACAAATTTAATGAGAGGTGTTCCTAATGTTACCTCTGTTATTGTTTACAGATAAGCAGGTAAAGATAATTGGCCAACACTGACTGCTCTAAGTAGACACTGGCATAATTGGTCTCTTGGTAATTTGAGCTGCGGCCCTTAGTCCACTCCAGTTCTGTTTTGTGCCACTTGAGGGCAATTTATTATGTTTGCTTGAAAGTATTGAAAGCAGACCTGGTCCTGTTGATTAAGCAAGAAATGTTCAGAAGGATAaatgtcattaataataagtagaATGTCACCAAATAATAAAGGAATAGTAATGTCCAGTAACTTCTGAACATTTGTTTTTCAGGTAGCTTATTCAGGAAATGAATGCAGGTAAACCTGTTTTCTATTATAGTGTTTACTATTTTTTACTGCAGGAAAACATATCTGTCCACCCAGACAATACCATAAATATCACTTTTATTGATGAAATTAAAAAGAGTGACAGGCCTGTTGGTCTCTGACTGCAATGTTTTTTCTAAGGTTGAAGCTTAACAAAggaaataatagtaataatatgcAGTTGGTGATCTGTTGCAAAGAGAAGTGTTATAAACCATAGGAGTGTGCACGATAAGCAAAGGTTTTGTAcaactgccacacacacacacacacacacacacacatacacataaaacaaaaaaatctgccaCTCAGACTAGTTCTCTAAACCCCTTCGCTGCAGCCTATTGCATGCTTCTCCATCTACATAGCCCTTTATTATCCTGACTAACATACAGGTTAGGCCCCAGCATGCAGCAAGAAAATTTACTGTCAGGCCAAACAGCCAAAcactaggtgcgtttacatggacactttttaatcagatcggactgaattcaatcagattgacgaatccGATCGCAGCATTTACATGAATGTGGTATAAattaatcagattgttatgcgtgtttacatgacacatgattagaatcagattagatcttttgacatgcgcacagtccacgaaaacatccgtacgtcatacgtcattcgtatcaacattcGTACatcatacgtcattcgtatcaacatccgtacgtcatatgTCATTCTTGTGTCATTGCACATacgcagaactttccaggaacatattccatccgattaagtgtttacatgtcctctcaatcggactaaaaatggtttaaaccaccccttactatccgattgaaattttaatcagatgtggcaaattccatccgattgatgtgtttacatgacacttttttaatctgattgtgcttctagtcctgttacgatcggattacaagtatccatgtaaacgcacctagtgTCAGGCTTTCAGACAGTGCTGTTTTGCAGTACAAGGAGTTCATATCTGGAAATTCTAAATTCTGACTGTGgaaacactacaatacacaggGTCAGATTGAGGCATTTTACTAatatgttgctttttttttaccataatattctgtaaaaaaatgttttaaatatgtcTATTCTGAGCTATGAAAGCTATAAAAGTAGCAATCCTGACATCTGTGTATACCTGTAGGTACTTTCAGCTTGCAGTTTCTGTATAATATACTTGGTTACAGGGCCAGTGGAGATCAACTGTCTTCCAGCTATACGAATCTCAAATCAGTAATTTCCATCAGCATATAGAACAGACAAAATTACTAGTAGAGTACTCATCAGATGTGCAGACCAGCTGGTGGATGACTACACTGACAATTTCAGCAATTCCCTAAGCAGTGCCATCATTCCAACATGCTTCAAGACCACTACCATCATCCCCCATGCTGAAGAAGTCTTCAGTGTTCTGTCTCAAGGACTAACTCACAACCATTCTCATGAAGTGTTCCAAGAGACTTTTCCTGTAGCATATCAAGACCCTGCTGCCACCCATTCTGGACCCCCTGCAGCTCACATAATGTCCCAAAAACTCATCAGACGATGCCATTGCCACCAACCTCCTTCCTGCCCTAATTTACCTGGACAAAATTGACAGATACATATGACAGATACATATGTTCATATCCCATACCACTTCAATGAGTACTGGGCCACCCAGTGCTGTTCACACTGCTGAGTCTGATTCAAAtggtgcagcaatgcacagaacaAACCACATCAATAAATTCTGTGATGACACAAACTTgttgggtctcatcagcaagaatgacgagTCAGTATAGAGATAAGAGGTGaaacagctaacagcctggtatagagccaacaacctgtttctgaacatgaacaaaacaaaagataTGGTAGCTGATTTCAGATGAGCATGGAGCAACAATTTTTTGCAGAacaccatcagcaccatcagAGGTTCCAAGGTATTCAGGCCCTCACAGTTAAACTAGTTAGCATAGCAAATGTCGCTAAATAATTGTTTTCAGCGTTTGTTTTAAAGAGTGAATAGACACTCCGAAATATAATAACAATGTTAGAATGTTTGTAATTATATTTCAGAGTGTCTATTCactcatttaaaatatttctgagaGGTAGTTTTCACTAGATTGAGTCATTAGGACTGTGTAGAGTGAGGTTTAACTGCTGTACAAAACAGTCACTGTGCTATTAAAAGGTTTCTTCTTACTTTTATGACATGTGCAGATGTGTCTCATTGTTCATATCCTTTGACATTATTTGCTAATTATTTGGTATAAAACATATTaatatctttaataaatatacaggtctatttttttgttgttaaaccACTCATTTGTCTTAAGTGTCTTTCTTATAGCACActataagcatttctcattggTTTCACCTACAGTTACAATATAGAAATACACTTTCATCTGTGTTCAAAAGTAATTAcacctctcacaagcaaatataGTCTGAACctgttaaatatgaataattaataatctgGTGTAGTTGTAATggtaaataaactgataacaggTGCTAGAAATTTactataaaaagaaaagaaaagaaaagaaaagaaaagaaaagaaaagaaaagaaaagaaaagaaaagaaaagaaatgtagaAATGCCAGTTTATTGCAATATGGATTTTAACCTATATTTCATGGTGAAAGAGCATtaatgtacagaaataaaaataatggcGTCTGAGCACCATGTTTTGCTGAAAAATCAACTATTTACATTAACAAATTAACAGCAAACTGTTTGCCTTTATAGTCTTACTGTtaaacatttttgttcattaaagATCATTTAGTATATTgtatactttattttatattgcttTACTGTATATCAGCATTTTTCTATAACTACAAACATTTTATTGTGAAATACAGACAAAACAGACAATACGCtaaaggtattttttttttatttttttttagacaatACTCTAAAGGCAAATAAACAGCAATTAAAAGCTATTTGCTACAGTGCCATCAAACATAGATGTGAAGGTGGGAGCATGGTAAGGGCCataaaagagagtgagagctgtgtatg
The window above is part of the Hemibagrus wyckioides isolate EC202008001 linkage group LG17, SWU_Hwy_1.0, whole genome shotgun sequence genome. Proteins encoded here:
- the LOC131367677 gene encoding olfactory receptor 52K1-like codes for the protein MQDLFVQNISLKNFKLNCFPDLEEWRPVLFIPYFLMFLLSVCGNSILVYLIITQRALHSPMFVLIGLMAVVDLCSPMLFVPHMLFSFLFEWNGISLVGCLIQMFCIHYSGTFQSTLLLAMSLDRYFAICKPLFYHKYMEICNFLKFIGIPLIRNGILITTVVCLAGRLFYCGNNVIDHCFCEHMALVQLACGDISINNLVGLLTAFLIPALDFVFIAVSYIIIFVTVLKSGKAHLKALNTCITHIIVITFTLFFALISFMLYRVRNHFSPSSRVFMSTMYLLFPSCFNPVIYGLRTKEIRQQFQKLLKLINL